AAAATTTTTGTTTTAGGCTGGAGGTgcagtccatgggtggagatatctgGGGAgtgaaagttattttttttaccagactCCCACTTGTGACATCACGAGttgagcacatttgaaacatagcatttgtctctgtgttgtaagacttatgcagaccacaaacaaaggactggatgggtttatttcacattttgtggggcagtagacactcaggttactcaggttacccaaatatatgttcaaaaatacTGTACTGTAAGTGAATTTCTCATAATATGTCCACTTTAAGAAATTAAAGGTTATTCAATACAACTGATAAGGCAAACTCATAACAAAAGCACAACTTCCTGTGTTGATCCaactctttttcttcctttttttaaccctgtttgcttaaatgtactgtaatgaGTTGCAGCATTGGTGACGTCATAGGGCTTGATGCTGTAACCTTGCACAGTAGAAGAGAAAGACCAGCCCTCCTTTCCTAATAACTGAGGGTGTAAAGAGACAGCTACTTTCTGCAGAGTCCTCCTACAACTACTCCTGTGACATGTGCAAGACAAGACAGAGGCGGAGTAGACACACTGTGAAGAAGAGCTGCTGTTCAGCACATCTACCACGAGAGAAGATCAACAGACAGGCTGCAGCATACCACACAGGAATTCAGCGGTAAGGGGAAATTGCTGCAGACTGATTATATGATCATGACTTTTTGCTAAATCAGAAATGTTATCTCTATTTCTAAGGGGAAGACACAAGTGGATAGTTAAAGTTAATGCATGCAACTGTGATGTAACACATTAAATCTAGCATTCACTATCAACATCCTCATATCAGATAAACTTTGTTTAAACATGCTTCAAATTTTTTCCCTCAGCCAACAAATAAACAAGAGACAATTCATATAGTTCATACAGAGctacaaacactaacacaacatTCAGACTCTGATGCATTTTATATTGTCGATAGCAATAAGAGAGAGAGTTTTATAAATTGCCTTTGCACGAAGCTTACATTTAATGCATGCAAGTCCCTTCGGTCTTTCTAATCTGATGTACATGTACATGTGGTAAATAAAATCCTGGTCTCAGGATTTTATCCTTTGAGAGAAATGATGCGGTCTGTTGAAAAACTGTCTGAATTCATAATAAACAATGTCATGGCATTTCTCAATGATTGTCTTCTATAGTGCAACCCAAAACAGGTAAGGCTTTTGTCATCTGTCGAAAAAAATACCTCTAACGCATTTAGAGTGTAAAGTTTTCTGCAGAGTCTGCGAAACAGCACAAGATCTCAGAAACAATCTGCCACATCACATTTCTCACCCTCTAGATGaagcagattgtttttttgtcgtGCATGAACGTCTGCTTCCTTTGCTGACATTATCTTTGTTTCACATGTCGTTTATCTGATTCTCTGCAGGTGTGACCACAAATGGCCCAATTGAATGTGACAAACAGCTCGGGGAGCAATTCTACAGAATGTCCATCCATTGATGACTTCCGTAACCAGGTGTACTCCACCGCCTACTCGCTCATCACTGTGTTAGGACTGGTGGGGAACGGCTTCGCTCTGGTGGTGCTGGTCAGAACCAATCGCCAGAGCTCACCCTTCCATGTCTACATTCTGAACCTTGCGGTGTCCGATCTACTGTGTGTCATGACCCTGCCACTGCGAGTTATCTACTATGTGAACAAGGGCCAATGGAACCAGGGGGATTTCCTCTGTCGCATCAGCTCCTATGCTCTCTATGTAAACCTCTACTGCAGCATTTACTTCATGGCCGCTATGTCCTTCACACGTTTCTTGGCCATAGTCTTCCCTGTGCAGAACCTGCAGCTGGTTACAGAAAACCGTGCTCGCATGGTGTGTGCAGGTATCTGGTTATTCATCTGTCTTTCATCTTCACCCTTTCTGATGTCTGGCCAGAGTTTTGACCCCATCACAAATAAAACCAAGTGCTTTGAGCCTCCACGGGGTCCAGCTGTGGAGAAACTAGTCATATTGAACTATTTGTCTCTGGTGCTGGGCTTTTCCCTGCCCTTCCTGGTCATTCTGATTTGCTATGCTGGCATAGTCCGCACCCTGCTGTTCCGCACCCAATCTTCCAGACAGCAGACACGCGGCACAGGCACCAAAGCCATCCGAATGATCGTCATTGTCCTGTTGACCTTCCTGATCTGCTTCATGCCCTACCACGTGCAGCGCTCCATCCACCTGAACTTTCTGTATCGGACAGAAACCACCTGCTCAGAGCGGATTGCCATGCAGAAGTCTGTTGTGGTGACACTGTGCCTGGCTGCTGCCAATTCATGCTTTGATCCactgctttattttttctctggaGAGGGTTTCCGCAGACGTTTGTCCTCCATGCGCAAATCTGTGAAGAGAAGCACCCTGCGTGGTACAGACAGGCTGAAGACCACCATGGACTCTGAGCCTAGAGAAACCCACCAGCTGACAGCCAGTTGATTTACAATATGAGAGCTTTCAGAATGGCTTGCAGCCTCGGTAACAAAGAGGAAGGATGTTGGGAGAAGAAATTGAAGATTGAAGTCAAAAAGAGATAAAGGTTGGTTTACATTATAATTCAAAAGATGAAGTTGCAAGTCTCAGAAAAAAGCATTCTTGCTTGAGTCCATATTGTTCAGTATTTCAGTGATGTTGTCCTGCACCGTGAAGATAGTACGTAGCCTGTTATGTCTCAAAACTTGAACGTttagaaaagaatgaaaatcaTAGATTATAATTAAAGAATTGAACAATGTATGATTCTTATATAATGTTGTAATGTAAATTGTTTTCTGCGTTGTCTTTTAAGAATGTTGAATCCTCTATTGCACGACCTGCatgtaaatgttaaacaaaaagtaaTTATTGTGTTAATGACATACTAAAGCATCTTTGTGGCATTATGAATATTGTTCCATGctgttgaatgtatttttatcaGAAGTTATTACCATTCTCTTGTGCTTGACATAAACACTTTTTCTTAATTTGGTTTATCATTACCCGTATTTTTGACACTTGATATcttgtttcatgtcatttttaaatgaatgattgGAAACATTGTGTTACAATCAAACCTGTCAAAGGCACATTTATGGATTTCCTGCACTGCAAGGAGTTACAAAACGTCACACATTTTGGGATTCAGAAGTGGATTTAATAAAACatctgaacattttaaaaagtctgatACCACTCTCAGATCTCTGaagtaaatataaaactttATAAGCCTGCTGGGTAGTAGTAGTTCAGCCCCCAAGCTTCTGAACAAAGGGAAAGTAATATCCTTTTTAATGGAACAAGAGTCGCATTCAGCACTGTTGTAAAACGTGTCTTTGTGTATAGCTTGTTGAATCAAGTGTGGGCAGATTCACTTTTATTCCAATCTTTATGCTACAGTAAGAGGATAAAGTTTCATATCGAATGCACTGATGTTAAAGCAAgtatcatttttaaatggaACAAGAGTTGCATTCAGCACTGTTGTGAAACGCGTCTTTGTATATAACTTGTTGACTCATGTGAGGATTCACTTtctttccagtctttatgctacaGTAACAGAATGGAGTTTCATATCAAGTGCACTGATGTTAAAGCAAGTATCATTTTTCTTATGTGCAAGAAAGATAAATATTCCTGTGGAAAGATCCTGCTGTTCATGTATTCTTTCAAACTATgttatgttgtgtttgataagtgagtcaataaatctttaaaaaagtgttaGAAAAGCGTGATTGGAACACAGCTGCAGGAGGCAATTAACCAATCAGAGGACGGCCCTGCTCGGTCAGCCAGCAGTCGGGAGCGCAGCTCTGTTAGTTTTAATCTCTCCACTGTGCCTCTCGTTGTCTTTGTCTATATGTTTATTAAACGTTCTTTGAAGAACTGGTTGTCTTGTGTCTTCTGTGTTCTTAGGCTGTTGTTTGGTGTTCGACTGGGCAGGTATTcagaca
This is a stretch of genomic DNA from Labrus bergylta chromosome 9, fLabBer1.1, whole genome shotgun sequence. It encodes these proteins:
- the cysltr1 gene encoding cysteinyl leukotriene receptor 1, whose product is MAQLNVTNSSGSNSTECPSIDDFRNQVYSTAYSLITVLGLVGNGFALVVLVRTNRQSSPFHVYILNLAVSDLLCVMTLPLRVIYYVNKGQWNQGDFLCRISSYALYVNLYCSIYFMAAMSFTRFLAIVFPVQNLQLVTENRARMVCAGIWLFICLSSSPFLMSGQSFDPITNKTKCFEPPRGPAVEKLVILNYLSLVLGFSLPFLVILICYAGIVRTLLFRTQSSRQQTRGTGTKAIRMIVIVLLTFLICFMPYHVQRSIHLNFLYRTETTCSERIAMQKSVVVTLCLAAANSCFDPLLYFFSGEGFRRRLSSMRKSVKRSTLRGTDRLKTTMDSEPRETHQLTAS